A genomic segment from Canis lupus baileyi chromosome 13, mCanLup2.hap1, whole genome shotgun sequence encodes:
- the ELOVL1 gene encoding very long chain fatty acid elongase 1 isoform X1 — protein sequence MEAVVNLYQEMMKYADPRLQGYPLMGSPLLMTSILLTYVYFVLSLGPRIMANRKPFQLRGFMIVYNFSLVALSLYIVYEFLMSGWLSTYTWRCDPVDYSNSPEALRMVRVAWLFLFSKFIELMDTVIFILRKKDGQVTFLHVFHHSVLPWSWWWGVKIAPGGMGSFHAMINSSVHVVMYLYYGLSALGPVAQPYLWWKKHMTAIQLIQFVLVSLHISQYYFMPSCDYQYPVIIHLIWMYGTIFFVLFSNFWYHSYTKGKRLPRVLQNGAPGTAKVKAN from the exons ATGGAGGCGGTCGTGAACTTGTACCAGGAGATGATGAAGTATGCAG ATCCTCGGCTCCAGGGCTACCCTCTGATGGGGTCCCCCCTGCTAATGACCTCCATCCTCCTGACCTACGTGTACTTCGTTCTCTCACTTGGGCCTCGCATCATGGCCAATCGGAAGCCCTTCCAGCTCCGGGGCTTCATGATTGTCTACAACTTCTCACTGGTGGCGCTCTCCCTCTACATTGTCTATGAG TTCTTGATGTCTGGCTGGTTGAGTACCTACACCTGGCGCTGCGATCCTGTAGACTATTCCAACAGCCCGGAGGCACTAAGG ATGGTTCGAGTGGCCtggctcttcctcttctccaaGTTCATCGAGCTGATGGACACG GTGATCTTTATTCTCCGGAAAAAAGATGGACAGGTGACCTTCCTCCATGTCTTCCACCACTCCGTGCTTCCCTGGAGCTGGTGGTGGGGGGTAAAGATTGCCCCGG GAGGAATGGGCTCTTTCCACGCCATGATCAACTCCTCGGTGCATGTCGTCATGTACCTGTACTACGGGTTGTCCGCCCTGGGCCCTGTGGCTCAGCCCTACCTGTGGTGGAAAAAGCACATGACAGCCATCCAGCTG ATCCAGTTCGTGCTGGTGTCGCTGCACATCTCCCAGTACTACTTCATGCCTAGCTGTGACTACCAGTACCCAGTCATCATCCACCTCATCTGGATGTACGGCACCATCTTCTTTGTGCTCTTCTCCAACTTCTGGTATCACTCCTATACCAAAGGCAAACGGCTGCCCCGTGTACTTCAAAACGGAGCTCCAGGTACCGCCAAAGTCAAGGCCAACTGA
- the ELOVL1 gene encoding very long chain fatty acid elongase 1 isoform X2 — protein MQFLMSGWLSTYTWRCDPVDYSNSPEALRMVRVAWLFLFSKFIELMDTVIFILRKKDGQVTFLHVFHHSVLPWSWWWGVKIAPGGMGSFHAMINSSVHVVMYLYYGLSALGPVAQPYLWWKKHMTAIQLIQFVLVSLHISQYYFMPSCDYQYPVIIHLIWMYGTIFFVLFSNFWYHSYTKGKRLPRVLQNGAPGTAKVKAN, from the exons ATGCAG TTCTTGATGTCTGGCTGGTTGAGTACCTACACCTGGCGCTGCGATCCTGTAGACTATTCCAACAGCCCGGAGGCACTAAGG ATGGTTCGAGTGGCCtggctcttcctcttctccaaGTTCATCGAGCTGATGGACACG GTGATCTTTATTCTCCGGAAAAAAGATGGACAGGTGACCTTCCTCCATGTCTTCCACCACTCCGTGCTTCCCTGGAGCTGGTGGTGGGGGGTAAAGATTGCCCCGG GAGGAATGGGCTCTTTCCACGCCATGATCAACTCCTCGGTGCATGTCGTCATGTACCTGTACTACGGGTTGTCCGCCCTGGGCCCTGTGGCTCAGCCCTACCTGTGGTGGAAAAAGCACATGACAGCCATCCAGCTG ATCCAGTTCGTGCTGGTGTCGCTGCACATCTCCCAGTACTACTTCATGCCTAGCTGTGACTACCAGTACCCAGTCATCATCCACCTCATCTGGATGTACGGCACCATCTTCTTTGTGCTCTTCTCCAACTTCTGGTATCACTCCTATACCAAAGGCAAACGGCTGCCCCGTGTACTTCAAAACGGAGCTCCAGGTACCGCCAAAGTCAAGGCCAACTGA